The following is a genomic window from Fibrobacter sp..
GAAGAGAATTATCCATGCGAGTGGAATAATGGACGGACACGCGCATCATAACAGCGGTGCGTGTTGTCCCATGCCGTTGATATATGCGCAGCTTGAAGAGGGATCAATAAAAATTTATCCGACTACAGCTTGGGGCCTCCGTACCAGAGAATTTTGTGAATTCACTGCCGCTCTGCAATACAAGGAAGGGGTGCGTATTCAGAGATTGACAACACTGGATATGGGTAACCATCTTGCCACATTAAACAGGCAAACATTTTCCAATATCAGGCACAGTATGGATTTCGCGGTGAATGAAACCAGGTTCGTCAAAGAACCAATAGCGACTCCTATGATAATTGCAACCATGGACATGGAGTATGCACATATAGCCGGATATGAAGGTCAGACTATTTATCATGAGGAAAATGGTGAGTTGTTTTACTTCGAAAGGGTGTATAGTGATAAACCAGAGAGGGAAGGAATTAAGAGGGATTTATCGCATGAGCTTCTCGAGAATAGGATTATTCAAATAGATGAAGATAGTAAGTTGTCTTTCATCAAAAAAGCGTTTGAAGACAAAACGCTGTTGATAAGTTCTGTTAAGGATGTATCACATGAAATTAACGAGATTATTACTGGGATAATAGACCATGGCAATTCGTTTGTCAATTATGTGATTGGCGACAAACCGGAATCGAAAGATGTTAATAGTGATTTATCGAATGAAAGTACCGAGAAAAGGATTGACCAATCAATGGTGTTGAAACTGAGGAAGTGGGAATTTCAGTGCAGTGAAACTGAAACAGCCGCAGTAAATAACCCCTTGCATTTATTGCCGCTTTATTTTTATGACCCCCGCAGATTCTGCAAACCATCAGGGACTGCTTTTCCCAAATCTAAAGCGTACGGAGCATGGGATGAAATCTTTAATTATATCGCTACCGAGAGTAAACCAGGTATATGGGCTGGAGTTAAAATGTATCCTCCTCTAGGTCATAAGCCTCTTGATGAACTCTGCGAATATCTGCCGGATTTTTATTATAGATGTGAGAAAGAAAAAATACCTATTCTGACGCATTGTTCACCAGGAGGGATGACAACACACGAGGCCGGTTACTATCTGAATTTTGATATGAAAAATGGAGTGCTTTGCCGCAAACGGTATCTTGCCAGACAAAAGCAGCTTATGAAAATTGCCAGTCTGACAGGAAAACCGGCAAGTAATGCTCCATGCTATCCCGAAGAATGGGGTGTGAACACCGGTAAATTCAATCGATTTCTATATGACTACTTCTTCAAATGCTATGTTCACCCTG
Proteins encoded in this region:
- a CDS encoding amidohydrolase family protein gives rise to the protein MGTICANDAVRIKKKRIIHASGIMDGHAHHNSGACCPMPLIYAQLEEGSIKIYPTTAWGLRTREFCEFTAALQYKEGVRIQRLTTLDMGNHLATLNRQTFSNIRHSMDFAVNETRFVKEPIATPMIIATMDMEYAHIAGYEGQTIYHEENGELFYFERVYSDKPEREGIKRDLSHELLENRIIQIDEDSKLSFIKKAFEDKTLLISSVKDVSHEINEIITGIIDHGNSFVNYVIGDKPESKDVNSDLSNESTEKRIDQSMVLKLRKWEFQCSETETAAVNNPLHLLPLYFYDPRRFCKPSGTAFPKSKAYGAWDEIFNYIATESKPGIWAGVKMYPPLGHKPLDELCEYLPDFYYRCEKEKIPILTHCSPGGMTTHEAGYYLNFDMKNGVLCRKRYLARQKQLMKIASLTGKPASNAPCYPEEWGVNTGKFNRFLYDYFFKCYVHPEAWRPVLENFPDLHLCLAHFGGDEWRRGPISEWNDTPPSDWINSIVDLTKKYKNVYTDISCFNLEEKLTGDNFEDKKVRHTLSKMFYWIRDRDEYKHLRNKVIFGTDWYLTHLTRSDDGAKYDNYCRDFKKLIDQVDPTFWVRFTLVNPWSCYSISKSKINKMAGALKLAGAVDSTLVERVGKLEKLDDEVSRIKEQLAKWDA